The Lacticaseibacillus pabuli region ACCAGTGTCCAAACACACACGTAAATCATTCAACAAACTTAGGCCGTTAGTTCAACCTTCTTAATCGTTACCCCGTAATCCCCCGCCGGCGCGTGCACCGTCACCGTCTCGCCAACCTTGTGATTCAACAAGGCCGCGCCCAGTGGGGACACACTCGTCAGGTTATCCGCGTCCGTATCTGCTTCAGCGGGGCCCACAATCTTGTAGGTTTCCACGTCATCCGCATCATCGCCGTCAAACAACAAGGTGACGGTCTTGCCAATCACCACGCTGTCATCCGCCGCTACTTCAACGACCTGACCATAACGAATTTGTTTGTCTAGGAAGTGAGAGCGACTGTCCAGCTGGCGTAACTCCCGCTTGGACTCGGTATACTCCGCATTTTCAGAACGATCACCCAGCGCCGCGGCAGCCGCCAAGCGTTTTACAATCGTCGGCCGCTTTGCGCGCAGTTCCTTGTACTCTGCCTGCAAAGCCGCCATGCCTTGTGGTGTGATTTCAAAATAATCCATTGAAAACTCTCTCCAATCATTTGTATATAGGGGATTGTGCACTATGCCATTAAAACTGGCAAGTCCTTTTCATGGCCAGTTTGAGTGCTTTGGAAAAGCTTAAGGGGATACACTCGGGATTCATATGTAGCCACAATTTTTCTAACGCCAACCCTAATAATCCACCAATAAAGTTAAAAAAGAGAATATCCACTCGGGATATTCTCTGTGTGTTAGTTGCTAAAACAGATTCGTGAAGAACTCCTTGATGCCACGGCCAATCAAGCGGAAGAAGCCCGCCTTATCAACACGTGCCGTTGTGACAACCGCCGTACTGGACCCATCTTGACCAAGGTAGCCGAGGTCATCCCCCGGCACACTTGCCTTCAGGGTGCCGGTCTTGGTGCCCTTCTTAGCGGGTGCCTTCAGCTCGTCGACCTTTTTGTTATAGGTCAACTGGACACCACTCTTGGCAGTGTTCACGGGCACAACCGTTGTGATGGCCTTCTTAGTCTTTAGCGCAACCGTCTCCTGCTTGCCCTTATCGACCTTGATGACAGACTCACCCTTAACGCTGCTACCAGCGGGGAGAATCGTCATCGGCTTCCAGTTGGCAAAGGTCCATCGCATGAGCTTGGCTGTCTGGACAAAGCGCTTGGTTTCGCCCTGACCGCCCGTGTGCAAGATTACCGTGATGATCCGCTGACCATTTTGCGTCGCAGTCCCGGTGAAACAGTCTCCCGCAGTATCCGTCGTCCCAGTCTTCAACCCGTCAACGTGCAGATCCGGCTGTGCGGCAACCTCACCTGGCAACATGAAGTTCCAGTTCGGCATGTCCGTCGCATCGTTTGTGCCGGCCTCAAAGGTCTTCTTGGCGATGCTGGTCGTCTCCAACACTTCTGGGAAATCCTTTAACAGGTGCCGCGCCACGATTGCCATATCGCGGGCCGTCATGACGTTCTCACCGTGCTTGCCACTACCAGGATAGATGTACTTGCCCAGCTGTGCATTATTCAACCCGTTAGCATTCACAAAGTTGGCATTGGTGATGCCCCACTTTTTGACCTGGGCATTCATCAAATCAATGAATTTGTTCTCACTGCCGCCGGTGACAATATCACCGAGCATCATCGCAGCCGCATTTGCGGAGTAGATGAGCGTGGCTTGGTACAGTTCACGCACCGTGTAGGTCTTATCGCTACGCAGCGGGACGTTGGACAGGTCGTGACGTTGACTGATGGCCACGATTTCCTTGTCAGGGCGAATCCGGTCGGTCCACTTCACCTTGCCCGTCTTAACGGCATCTAAGAGGAGGTAAACCGTAATCAGCTTGGACATGGACGCAATTGGCAACACTTGGTTGGCATTCTTCGCGTACAGAATCTTCCCCGTTTTGGCGTCGACAGAAATCGCCGCCTTGGCATTCACATTCAAGCTGTCGGTGACACTGGTTGCGGCCGCCGCCTGACTTGCTGGCAGAACGGCACTCCCAATGGTCAGCGCCGCCAGAAACGCCACGGCGGCCTTAAAAAATTTCTTCACGATAATGTTCCCCTTCTCAATCTACTTACTCTTTTTTTGAAGCTTCACGCCCGGTTTCAGCGGCAGTTGCATAACAAAACTCGTTAAGGCCGCGCTACTCTCGGCGTAAATGTATCCCCCGTGCAGTGCCACAATCGACTGCGCAATGGCGAGCCCCAACCCGGAGCCGCCAGTCGCCTTGGAACGACTGCCTTCCACACGGTAAAATCGTTCAAACAACAGGCTGAGCGACTCGTTTGGGATGGGCTCCCCATCATTGCTAATGCGGATGACCACCTCGTCGGCACCCGTCTGTTTGGCATCCAGGTAGATGTGCTTGGCCCCCTTGCCGTATTTAAAGGCATTAATGACGAGGTTGTTGAACACACGGCTCAACTTTTCGGCATCAGCCGTCATCATCAAGGGTGTCGGCTCAGCCTTCACCTCAAACTCGACGCCCTGCTTACCTGCGTCCAGCTCAAACGACGCCGACAGTTGCTCCAGCATCGCCGCCATGTCAAAGGTAGTGGTGTTGAGTTTAGTTCCCTGTGAGCGCACCTTGGTGTACTCAAAGAGGTCCTCAACCAGCACCTTCATCTGGCCCGCCTTCAAAAACGCCGTGTGGACGTACTTCAGGAGGTCCTTTTCATTATGATACTGCTTGTCTTCAATCAAGCCTAGGTAGCCGATAATACTGGTCAGTGGCGTGCGAATATCGTGTGACACGTTCGTGATCAGTTCGTCCTTGCTGGCTTCAATCTTGCGTTCTTCTTCCATCGACGCCACCGCCGAATCAACGAGCGCGTTAATGCTGGTGACCACCCGCTGCAAATCTGGGTTCACTTCTAAACGGATCCGGTGGTTCAGGTGACCATCGGCAATGTAGTGCAACTCCCCGATGACATGGCGCATTTGCATCTGCCGGTAGCGGCGAATCAGCCGCCAGTAGACCACGATGATGTCCGCGATGGCCATCACCCCGACAAACAGATACTGCCAGCTCCATAAATGCGCAGAGTTGGGACCGAAAGTAATGGTGGTCTTAATGGTCCAGATCGCACTCTGCCACTCCCGGCTTGCGGAGATCATCTGGTTAATCATGACGACTACCGCAAAGTTCAGTAGCAACAGCAAGATGACCGTCACGACACCTTCAACCCAAAGTTCGGATTTTTCGCGCCCAGTCAGCTTGATTCTTTCTGTTCCCATCAATTAAGCCTCGACTTTGTAGCCAACGCCCCAGACAGTCTCGATGACTTTTTCGCCGTCAGTGGCTTCCTCAATCTTGTCGCGCAAGTGGGAGACGTGCACCATGACGGTCTTGGCCGACACGATGGATTCCTGCTGCCAAACACGTTCGAAGATTTCGTCCGCAGAGAATACGCGGTTCGGGTGGCTAGCGAGCAGGTAGAGAATCCCGAACTCGAGAGCGGTCAGCTGAATCTGCTTGCCAGTGAGCGTCACGACTTCGTGGCTATCCTTGGTAATCTTCAATGGTCCGATTTCCAGGACATCGGGTTCGTCGCTCACAACCTGGTTCTTGCTCCGCCGCAACAGGCTCTTCACACGGGCCATCACTTCCAGTGGGTTGAATGGCTTGGTGACGTAATCATCGGCACCGGTAATCAGCCCCTGAATCTTGTCCATATCACCGGTCTTGGCAGAAACAATCAGGATCGGAATCTGGCTGTCCTTACGTACTTCCTTGACGACCTCAATCCCAGACATGTTCGGCATCATGATATCCAAAATCATGAGGTCAATATCAGGATCTGTGACCAGTTTGGTAATGGCTTCCTTGCCTGAGTAAGCAGGAATAGGTTCATAGCCTTCATTTGTCGCGTAAATGCTCAATAATTCAACGATTTCTTTATCATCATCAACAATCAAAATTTTCATGTTTTATATCCTCGCATTCCCATATTAGAGCGGCATTAAACGTGCTAAGGCGCGGTATTTGCTTTGGCAAGCAGGTCAGGATCATGATTATGGCCGACTGCGCCTTAATAAATCACGCGTATCTAGGTGTCATTTTAGCAGAATACACATCAAAAGCCCATTTAGGATAAGGGGCTTAGCAGAAGGTTAATAGCTTGAGAAAATCTAAAAGGGCCAGACAAGACGCAATATGCATCATATCTGACCCGATAATTAACTATTTAGTTAGTAGTTTAGGCTTCACCCGTCCGTCAAACCCGTTAGCTTTTAATGCCTTCAGGTTCTTCAGGATGTAGTCCCCATTTGCTACCGGCCGCTTGGACACCACGAAGGCGTAAAAGCGGTTGTTGGCGACAAAGTAAAACTGTGTCGTATCGTTCTTCTCAGTGACCTGGAACTGCTCCTCATCCGCGCGGTTCACAACCACGGAGTGTAAGACCATTGATTCCTCGTCATAATTAAACCCAGTCGCGGGCGCCAACGTGATGGCATTCTTGGTCACCACCACGACGACGTTACGCGTGCCCCAGCTGGTGTCATGGTAGCGATTCAGCACCGACGCCATGCGCCCAAATGAGTACAGGCGCGGCTTCATAATCTGCCGGCACCACAGGTAGTTCGCATCAGGCGTCTCGCCCAACGCACGGACGACACTCTCGACAGGTTTAATGCCCGGAACAAACAATGCCATGTTTAGACTCCTCCATTTCAGCTATTGCTTTAATGGTAACACTTACATGGCCGCTGACACTAGTCTATTCAGCGGAGTAGTTAGGGGCTTCCTTGGTAATCTGGACATCATGCGGGTGACTTTCGCGCAGGCCCGCACCGGAAATCTGGATGAACTGTGCGTTGTCAGCCAAGGCACGCAGGTCTGGTGCGCCCACGTAACCCATGCCAGAGCGCAAGCCACCGACCATTTGGAAGATTACGGAACCCGCATTGCCTTTGTAAGCAACACGGCCTTCGATACCTT contains the following coding sequences:
- a CDS encoding serine hydrolase — its product is MKKFFKAAVAFLAALTIGSAVLPASQAAAATSVTDSLNVNAKAAISVDAKTGKILYAKNANQVLPIASMSKLITVYLLLDAVKTGKVKWTDRIRPDKEIVAISQRHDLSNVPLRSDKTYTVRELYQATLIYSANAAAMMLGDIVTGGSENKFIDLMNAQVKKWGITNANFVNANGLNNAQLGKYIYPGSGKHGENVMTARDMAIVARHLLKDFPEVLETTSIAKKTFEAGTNDATDMPNWNFMLPGEVAAQPDLHVDGLKTGTTDTAGDCFTGTATQNGQRIITVILHTGGQGETKRFVQTAKLMRWTFANWKPMTILPAGSSVKGESVIKVDKGKQETVALKTKKAITTVVPVNTAKSGVQLTYNKKVDELKAPAKKGTKTGTLKASVPGDDLGYLGQDGSSTAVVTTARVDKAGFFRLIGRGIKEFFTNLF
- a CDS encoding response regulator transcription factor — protein: MKILIVDDDKEIVELLSIYATNEGYEPIPAYSGKEAITKLVTDPDIDLMILDIMMPNMSGIEVVKEVRKDSQIPILIVSAKTGDMDKIQGLITGADDYVTKPFNPLEVMARVKSLLRRSKNQVVSDEPDVLEIGPLKITKDSHEVVTLTGKQIQLTALEFGILYLLASHPNRVFSADEIFERVWQQESIVSAKTVMVHVSHLRDKIEEATDGEKVIETVWGVGYKVEA
- a CDS encoding sensor histidine kinase — protein: MGTERIKLTGREKSELWVEGVVTVILLLLLNFAVVVMINQMISASREWQSAIWTIKTTITFGPNSAHLWSWQYLFVGVMAIADIIVVYWRLIRRYRQMQMRHVIGELHYIADGHLNHRIRLEVNPDLQRVVTSINALVDSAVASMEEERKIEASKDELITNVSHDIRTPLTSIIGYLGLIEDKQYHNEKDLLKYVHTAFLKAGQMKVLVEDLFEYTKVRSQGTKLNTTTFDMAAMLEQLSASFELDAGKQGVEFEVKAEPTPLMMTADAEKLSRVFNNLVINAFKYGKGAKHIYLDAKQTGADEVVIRISNDGEPIPNESLSLLFERFYRVEGSRSKATGGSGLGLAIAQSIVALHGGYIYAESSAALTSFVMQLPLKPGVKLQKKSK
- the greA gene encoding transcription elongation factor GreA, which codes for MDYFEITPQGMAALQAEYKELRAKRPTIVKRLAAAAALGDRSENAEYTESKRELRQLDSRSHFLDKQIRYGQVVEVAADDSVVIGKTVTLLFDGDDADDVETYKIVGPAEADTDADNLTSVSPLGAALLNHKVGETVTVHAPAGDYGVTIKKVELTA